A window of the Thermoanaerobacter uzonensis DSM 18761 genome harbors these coding sequences:
- a CDS encoding HPr family phosphocarrier protein, with protein sequence MKEIKIKLTSIESVKNFVEKTSKYPFDIDVTSGRYVIDAKSIMGLFSLNLENVLTVIPHTTDEESLKKLEEDLKEFIVK encoded by the coding sequence GTGAAAGAAATAAAAATTAAATTGACTTCCATTGAAAGTGTCAAAAATTTTGTAGAAAAAACTTCAAAATATCCTTTTGACATAGACGTAACTTCCGGTCGCTATGTAATAGACGCAAAATCAATAATGGGCCTTTTTAGTCTTAATTTAGAAAATGTCCTTACAGTAATACCTCACACAACTGATGAAGAAAGCTTGAAAAAATTAGAAGAAGATTTAAAAGAATTCATAGTAAAATAG
- the rsmA gene encoding 16S rRNA (adenine(1518)-N(6)/adenine(1519)-N(6))-dimethyltransferase RsmA — protein sequence MKVKGVKVKKKWGQNFIFDKNILTKIVTASGVIPEDFVLEIGTGLGTLTEELAKRVKKVISFEIDRELYAVAKEKLNIYNNVIVINEDIMKADLNRIANEYFEGKPFKVVANLPYYITSPIIMILLECKFVKEITVLVQKEVAERICALPGTKDYGILTVFVNFKAKPKMLFDLPPTVFVPPPKVDSSLVKLEILDKPSVEVKDERLFSNVVKSAFGQRRKVLSNALKTLGIPKEIIDKAFTLSNLSPQRRGETLSIEEFAALANVIYDLTKQ from the coding sequence ATGAAAGTAAAAGGAGTTAAAGTAAAGAAAAAATGGGGACAAAATTTCATCTTTGACAAAAATATTTTAACAAAAATTGTGACTGCTTCGGGAGTTATTCCTGAAGATTTTGTACTGGAAATTGGAACAGGATTAGGGACTTTGACAGAAGAGTTGGCTAAAAGAGTTAAAAAAGTAATTTCTTTTGAAATTGACAGAGAACTTTATGCCGTAGCAAAAGAAAAACTTAACATTTATAACAATGTAATTGTCATAAATGAGGATATAATGAAAGCAGATTTAAATAGAATAGCTAATGAATATTTTGAAGGGAAACCTTTTAAAGTAGTTGCTAATCTTCCCTATTACATAACTTCTCCTATAATAATGATACTTTTAGAGTGTAAATTTGTAAAAGAGATAACTGTGCTAGTGCAAAAAGAAGTTGCTGAAAGAATTTGTGCTCTGCCGGGTACTAAGGACTATGGGATACTTACGGTTTTTGTAAATTTTAAAGCAAAGCCTAAGATGCTTTTTGACTTACCCCCAACTGTTTTTGTCCCTCCACCTAAAGTAGATTCTTCTCTGGTTAAATTAGAGATACTTGATAAACCTTCAGTTGAGGTAAAAGATGAAAGGTTATTTTCTAACGTGGTAAAATCTGCTTTTGGACAACGAAGAAAAGTCTTGTCCAATGCTTTAAAAACTTTAGGAATTCCAAAAGAAATTATAGATAAAGCTTTTACTCTTTCAAACTTATCACCTCAAAGGAGAGGAGAAACTCTTAGTATAGAGGAGTTTGCTGCTTTGGCAAATGTTATTTATGATTTGACAAAGCAGTAA
- a CDS encoding respiratory chain complex I subunit 1 family protein: MTLNEVVIFIAAIVIAPLIGGFLSGIDRKLTAFIQGRYGPPIWQPFYDVIKLLYKQKLLVNDFQVFSAYMYLLSAILSVGLFALKADLLMILFIMSVGLVFYIAGALSTKSPYSQVGAQRELMQMLAYEPMLIFFVISVYNVTGSFNLAQIMTHGRLILDLPLMFLLLGLVLTIKLKKSPFDLSASEHAHQELVRGILTDYSGPYLALIHIADWYEMILILAMIAILWSQNLVIGTLIALATFFMDIVIDNITARMTVKWMLAFSWSISILFTIINIAYIYFRR, from the coding sequence ATGACTTTGAATGAAGTGGTAATATTTATCGCAGCAATAGTTATAGCTCCATTGATTGGCGGTTTTTTGTCTGGAATTGATAGAAAACTAACAGCCTTTATACAAGGAAGATATGGACCTCCCATCTGGCAACCTTTTTACGATGTAATAAAACTTTTGTACAAGCAAAAACTATTAGTAAATGACTTTCAAGTATTTTCTGCCTATATGTATCTTTTATCAGCGATTCTTTCTGTGGGGCTTTTTGCATTGAAAGCTGACCTTTTGATGATTTTATTCATCATGTCTGTAGGGCTTGTGTTCTATATAGCAGGGGCTCTTTCAACAAAATCACCCTATAGTCAGGTAGGAGCACAAAGAGAGCTTATGCAGATGTTGGCTTACGAGCCCATGCTGATATTTTTTGTTATATCGGTATACAATGTAACAGGGAGTTTTAATTTGGCGCAAATAATGACGCATGGCAGATTGATTTTAGATTTACCTTTGATGTTTTTGTTGCTGGGCTTAGTATTGACAATAAAGCTAAAGAAATCTCCTTTTGATTTATCAGCATCAGAACACGCTCATCAAGAGTTGGTAAGAGGCATTTTGACAGATTATTCAGGGCCTTACCTGGCATTAATTCATATTGCTGACTGGTATGAAATGATTTTAATACTAGCAATGATAGCTATATTATGGTCTCAAAATCTTGTAATAGGTACTCTTATTGCTTTGGCGACATTTTTTATGGATATAGTCATAGATAATATAACGGCAAGAATGACAGTAAAGTGGATGTTAGCTTTTAGTTGGAGTATAAGCATTTTGTTTACAATTATAAATATAGCTTATATTTACTTTAGGAGATGA
- a CDS encoding S-layer homology domain-containing protein has protein sequence MLNKSRLFVSVIIILSLLFFTTAYAKPQPKYSFDDIKQLTWALKAIEKMYAKGFIKGVGDKKFNPSKPVTHLEALVMILRAMGYEEQANKITELPKEYKGPKLSWGKGFITLAYQKGILTYDELKRFNPNEKAKRYEIAKYLVRALGLEDKAQQNMNKVLNYKDWNNIPKDAIGYMYVAVEQNLIKGDGEKLKPNDPVRRVEMAVLLERLDEKVQNNLNGRDVVATVYAIDNNTITVKVNGGLRTFNILKNVPVYNGNEYVGIDYLNPGYQIRLILDSKNNIIFVEVLNNKSEEVIPIELKDVKNPPEKVSSAVEAIKNNPAVKLVEENGIYYVIATRGMMRTGGYIVNIQKAHIIKTSKDTILEVEVKYIDPSPDAIVTQTITYPYDIKSFTYDSKITQISVKTDKNINVSVDIDLASNVK, from the coding sequence GTGTTAAACAAATCTCGACTTTTTGTTTCAGTAATCATAATCCTTTCACTGTTGTTTTTCACAACAGCATATGCAAAACCTCAACCAAAATACTCTTTTGACGACATTAAACAACTTACATGGGCACTAAAAGCAATTGAAAAAATGTATGCAAAAGGTTTTATAAAAGGAGTTGGAGATAAAAAATTTAACCCTTCAAAGCCTGTCACTCACTTAGAGGCATTAGTAATGATTTTACGGGCGATGGGTTATGAAGAACAGGCTAATAAAATAACTGAGCTACCTAAAGAGTACAAAGGCCCAAAACTTAGTTGGGGAAAAGGCTTTATTACGCTGGCATACCAAAAGGGCATATTAACTTATGACGAGTTAAAAAGGTTTAATCCAAATGAAAAGGCAAAAAGATACGAAATAGCAAAATATTTAGTTCGCGCTTTAGGATTAGAAGATAAAGCTCAGCAAAATATGAATAAAGTTTTGAACTACAAAGATTGGAATAATATTCCTAAAGATGCCATAGGTTATATGTACGTAGCTGTAGAACAGAACCTCATCAAAGGCGATGGAGAAAAACTCAAACCAAACGATCCAGTCAGAAGAGTAGAAATGGCTGTTTTATTGGAAAGGCTTGACGAAAAGGTACAAAATAACCTCAATGGCCGTGATGTCGTTGCTACTGTTTATGCTATAGATAACAATACTATAACCGTAAAAGTCAATGGTGGACTAAGAACTTTCAATATATTAAAAAATGTGCCAGTTTACAACGGAAATGAGTATGTAGGAATAGATTATCTAAATCCCGGCTATCAAATAAGATTAATATTAGATTCCAAAAATAATATAATATTTGTGGAAGTGTTAAACAATAAAAGTGAGGAAGTGATTCCTATAGAACTTAAAGATGTTAAAAATCCTCCTGAAAAAGTATCATCAGCTGTGGAAGCTATTAAAAATAATCCTGCTGTTAAACTAGTAGAAGAAAATGGAATATATTATGTAATCGCAACTCGTGGTATGATGCGAACAGGTGGATATATCGTAAATATACAAAAGGCTCACATAATAAAAACATCAAAGGATACCATATTAGAAGTTGAAGTAAAATATATAGACCCTTCTCCTGATGCAATTGTGACACAAACTATAACTTATCCATATGACATAAAAAGTTTTACTTATGATAGTAAAATTACACAAATAAGTGTTAAAACAGATAAAAATATAAATGTTTCTGTTGATATTGATTTAGCCTCAAATGTTAAGTAA
- a CDS encoding NADH-quinone oxidoreductase subunit 5 family protein, which translates to MQSNLLLLSVLFPIIAGIIVLFLRQSSIRKVFIATSLGVIVLLSLIMLVTLKVPDIFNSPAYYNGMDLAIKIGDFALLFYVLYISFKIKEWRATFFAVLQLVPLIYFEFFMLKEHEVAMFFVDELSIIMNLIISIVGSLIAIYAFGYMDHHEEEKHVSPTRQPRFFAIILVFLGAMNGVVFSNNLMWIYFFWEITTLSSFLLIGHDQTEEAIKNASRALWINMMGGVALLLGIIFIYTNYNTTSLAEVLSIKDATYILLPMFFIAFAAFTKSAQLPFQSWLLGAMVAPTPVSALLHSSTMVKAGIYILLRFSPLFRGTLLSDFIAIYGAFTFVATAFLAVSQSNAKRILAYSTVSNLGLMIASIGLNTSSAIAAAILLLIFHAVSKALLFLCVGTIEQHIGSRDIEDMKGLINRMPVTAAITFIGILTLMAAPFGMLVSKWLIIEVAANQILISIILAIGSALTVLYYTRWIGNLLSGTYFSQHSEEHVNPTVGISLYSLTAIAIALSFIVSILYNMLVMPQILTMKMDVVLKAVRGYLYTPAGGFTIYPIFITLGIAIVLSLISIRKSTKVVVKTTPYTAGLNYIEDNGYNVRNYYLTTFANEGTLTRYFNYVSIALIAVILGGALI; encoded by the coding sequence ATGCAGTCAAATCTATTACTGCTAAGCGTTTTATTCCCTATTATAGCGGGTATTATCGTTCTTTTTTTGAGACAATCTTCTATTAGAAAAGTTTTCATTGCTACATCTTTAGGTGTAATCGTTTTACTATCTTTAATTATGTTGGTAACCTTAAAAGTACCTGATATTTTTAATTCTCCGGCTTATTACAATGGAATGGATTTGGCTATCAAAATAGGGGATTTTGCTCTTTTGTTTTATGTGCTTTATATTTCTTTTAAAATTAAAGAATGGAGAGCTACTTTTTTTGCGGTATTACAACTTGTTCCTTTGATATACTTTGAGTTTTTTATGTTAAAAGAACATGAAGTCGCAATGTTTTTTGTAGACGAGCTCTCTATCATTATGAATTTAATTATATCGATTGTTGGTTCTTTAATAGCTATTTACGCTTTTGGATATATGGACCATCATGAAGAAGAGAAACATGTATCACCCACAAGACAGCCGAGATTTTTTGCTATTATACTTGTATTCCTTGGTGCAATGAATGGAGTAGTATTTTCAAATAATTTAATGTGGATTTATTTCTTCTGGGAAATAACTACTCTGAGCTCTTTCCTGTTAATAGGTCATGACCAGACTGAAGAGGCTATTAAAAATGCTTCAAGGGCATTGTGGATTAACATGATGGGGGGAGTTGCGCTTTTATTAGGTATAATATTTATCTACACAAACTACAATACTACCTCTTTAGCAGAAGTATTGAGCATAAAAGATGCTACGTATATACTTCTACCCATGTTTTTCATAGCGTTTGCAGCATTTACTAAGTCTGCTCAACTGCCTTTTCAGAGTTGGTTGCTTGGCGCAATGGTGGCTCCTACGCCAGTTTCTGCGCTTTTGCACTCCAGTACAATGGTTAAGGCGGGTATATATATTTTACTGAGATTTTCGCCACTTTTTAGAGGTACATTGTTGAGTGATTTTATAGCAATATATGGTGCGTTTACTTTCGTAGCTACAGCTTTCCTTGCTGTAAGTCAAAGTAATGCCAAAAGGATATTGGCATATTCTACTGTGTCAAATTTAGGGCTTATGATAGCAAGCATTGGACTCAATACTTCAAGTGCTATTGCTGCAGCTATATTGCTTTTGATATTCCATGCTGTGTCTAAAGCTTTGTTATTCTTGTGCGTTGGAACGATAGAACAGCACATTGGGAGCAGAGACATTGAAGATATGAAAGGTTTGATAAATAGGATGCCTGTAACAGCAGCAATAACTTTTATAGGAATTTTGACTCTTATGGCAGCACCTTTCGGAATGCTGGTTTCTAAATGGCTTATAATAGAAGTAGCAGCTAACCAAATTTTGATTTCCATCATATTAGCGATAGGAAGTGCTTTGACTGTACTTTATTATACCAGATGGATAGGAAATCTTTTGTCGGGGACGTATTTTAGCCAACATTCAGAAGAACATGTGAATCCCACAGTTGGCATTTCCCTTTACAGTTTGACAGCTATAGCTATTGCATTAAGTTTTATAGTTTCTATCCTTTATAACATGCTTGTAATGCCTCAGATATTGACTATGAAAATGGATGTTGTACTAAAAGCTGTGAGAGGTTATTTATATACGCCGGCTGGTGGGTTTACTATATATCCAATTTTCATAACTCTTGGCATAGCAATAGTGCTTTCATTGATTTCTATAAGAAAATCTACGAAAGTTGTGGTAAAAACAACTCCTTATACGGCAGGGCTTAATTATATAGAGGATAATGGATATAATGTAAGAAATTATTACCTTACGACTTTTGCAAATGAGGGAACATTGACGAGATATTTTAATTATGTTTCTATTGCTTTAATTGCTGTAATTCTGGGAGGTGCTTTGATATGA
- a CDS encoding NADH-quinone oxidoreductase subunit C, producing the protein MITTKEIKLEDIEKETKYYYENGYRFVTETCLEEEGKFKIIYTFEKDYQMDSFHVFVSPQEEVPSISKVYFAALPVENEIHEMFGIKFKNLVLDFQGLLFLGEYAPISPQASIEIMRRDKGDKNE; encoded by the coding sequence ATGATTACGACTAAAGAAATAAAATTGGAGGATATCGAAAAAGAAACGAAATATTATTATGAAAATGGGTATAGATTTGTTACTGAAACATGTCTTGAAGAAGAAGGCAAATTTAAAATAATTTATACCTTTGAAAAAGACTATCAAATGGATAGTTTTCATGTTTTTGTATCTCCACAAGAAGAGGTACCCAGCATTTCAAAAGTATATTTTGCTGCACTTCCTGTAGAAAATGAGATACATGAAATGTTTGGAATAAAATTTAAAAATTTAGTACTTGACTTCCAAGGATTGTTATTTTTAGGGGAATACGCTCCTATTTCTCCACAAGCTAGTATAGAAATCATGAGAAGGGATAAAGGTGATAAGAATGAGTGA
- a CDS encoding anti-sigma factor domain-containing protein, which yields MKAVVVQKEKNKTYVMTEKGEFKCLKNLQNVNVGETIELNENFLGFKSTAKILIAASILLALIFTIINFKSAEVYAYVYIDINPSIEISIDKNGKIINALPLNEDGKKILDKFPYKGLDITTFINQTVEESQKLGFLKKDDTVIITTVPIKNSLFINEQIEKSVKNIKKINTNIQIETLKSDETQREEAKKEKTSPGRLILWEKAKSEGINIPKDKLNSPEFFKELKQAYTKIKEKDEQTKATTIPQLSPGPSKSKFITDKILKTNEKDRSQEKITQTIKNIKDEEVKSQSKEVKKDENSDNKYNQQDNGTQKNTRSKSDNNVPTQKEKNEVKPASDDKELDNVDKGTNEDTYKNVKDIKNYPPKDDKNDEEYNEKMKEVEK from the coding sequence ATGAAGGCTGTTGTGGTTCAAAAAGAAAAAAATAAAACTTATGTAATGACTGAAAAAGGAGAATTTAAATGTCTTAAAAATTTGCAAAATGTAAATGTAGGTGAAACTATCGAACTTAACGAGAATTTTTTAGGCTTTAAGTCTACTGCTAAAATTTTAATAGCTGCTTCTATTCTTCTCGCACTAATCTTTACTATTATCAATTTTAAATCAGCAGAAGTTTACGCTTATGTGTATATAGATATAAATCCAAGCATTGAAATTTCAATAGATAAAAATGGTAAAATAATAAATGCCCTTCCTCTAAATGAAGATGGCAAAAAAATTTTAGATAAATTTCCTTATAAAGGGCTTGACATTACAACTTTTATAAATCAAACAGTTGAAGAATCGCAAAAATTAGGGTTTTTAAAAAAAGATGATACAGTAATAATTACTACTGTCCCTATTAAAAATTCGCTATTTATAAATGAACAAATAGAAAAATCTGTTAAAAATATTAAAAAAATAAACACAAATATTCAAATAGAAACTTTAAAATCCGATGAAACACAAAGAGAAGAAGCTAAAAAAGAAAAAACTTCTCCTGGCAGGCTTATCCTCTGGGAAAAGGCTAAAAGCGAAGGAATAAACATACCAAAAGATAAATTAAATAGCCCTGAATTTTTTAAAGAACTAAAACAAGCTTATACAAAAATAAAAGAAAAAGACGAACAAACAAAAGCTACAACTATACCTCAACTTTCTCCAGGTCCATCTAAATCCAAATTTATTACAGATAAAATCCTTAAAACAAATGAAAAAGACCGCTCTCAAGAAAAAATTACTCAAACTATAAAAAATATAAAAGACGAAGAAGTAAAAAGCCAAAGCAAGGAAGTCAAAAAAGATGAAAATAGCGATAATAAGTACAACCAGCAAGATAATGGAACCCAAAAAAATACACGCTCAAAAAGCGATAATAACGTTCCTACTCAAAAAGAAAAAAATGAGGTAAAACCCGCTTCTGATGATAAGGAGTTAGACAATGTAGATAAAGGCACCAACGAAGATACTTACAAAAATGTAAAAGACATAAAAAACTACCCCCCAAAAGATGACAAAAATGACGAAGAATATAATGAAAAAATGAAGGAGGTGGAAAAATAA
- a CDS encoding NADH-quinone oxidoreductase subunit B family protein yields MGLKEFIEKSFKKSPWVLHYNCSSCNGCDIEILACMTPLYDMERFGMVNVGNPKHADILVVTGTVNTRNKEVLKNIYDQMPDPKVVVAVGVCAATGGVFREAYNVIGGIDKVIPVDVYVPGCPAKPEAIIDGLYKAAEILKEKYEKMGKAEEVLK; encoded by the coding sequence ATGGGTTTAAAAGAGTTTATTGAAAAATCTTTTAAAAAGTCACCGTGGGTTTTGCATTACAACTGTAGCAGTTGTAATGGTTGTGATATTGAAATCTTAGCTTGTATGACTCCTCTCTATGACATGGAGAGGTTTGGTATGGTAAATGTAGGGAATCCAAAACATGCGGATATTTTAGTGGTGACAGGTACAGTTAATACAAGAAATAAGGAAGTCTTAAAAAATATATACGACCAAATGCCTGACCCTAAAGTTGTGGTAGCAGTAGGAGTTTGTGCCGCAACTGGTGGAGTATTCAGAGAAGCTTATAATGTTATAGGAGGAATTGATAAAGTAATTCCTGTAGATGTCTATGTGCCAGGTTGTCCTGCGAAGCCGGAGGCTATAATAGACGGGCTTTATAAAGCGGCTGAGATTTTAAAAGAAAAATATGAAAAAATGGGGAAAGCTGAAGAGGTGTTAAAATGA
- the sigI gene encoding RNA polymerase sigma factor SigI, with amino-acid sequence MDINDRIYAAKKDPSEREKLIEEYTPFIIKQLSLFTNKYIDEKNSDELSIGLIAFNEAIDSFDNTKGSFLSFSSMLIKRRLIDFLRQNQQNTIPLELYVEKGSDYEAENRKLEMISFVNLLSLYNITLDDLVKQSPKHSDTRKITAKIAYTICQNKKLLEYLKNKKNLPIKELISILKVSRKTIEKHRKYIIALVIIISEDLPLLKQYISPESEVAKI; translated from the coding sequence TTGGATATAAACGACAGAATATACGCAGCTAAAAAAGACCCCTCTGAAAGAGAAAAATTAATTGAGGAATATACCCCCTTTATCATAAAGCAATTGTCTTTATTTACAAACAAATACATAGATGAAAAAAATAGTGATGAATTAAGCATAGGACTTATAGCTTTTAACGAAGCTATAGACAGTTTTGATAATACAAAAGGTTCATTCTTAAGCTTTTCAAGTATGCTCATTAAAAGGCGACTTATAGATTTTTTGCGGCAAAATCAGCAAAATACCATTCCTTTAGAACTATATGTAGAAAAAGGTTCTGATTATGAGGCAGAAAACAGAAAACTGGAAATGATTTCTTTTGTAAATTTGCTAAGTCTTTACAATATAACTTTAGACGATTTAGTTAAACAATCCCCCAAACACTCAGACACCAGAAAAATAACTGCAAAAATTGCTTATACAATTTGTCAAAACAAGAAATTGCTGGAATATTTAAAAAACAAAAAGAATCTTCCTATAAAAGAATTAATAAGTATTTTAAAAGTAAGCCGCAAAACTATAGAAAAACATAGGAAATACATAATAGCATTAGTAATAATTATTTCTGAAGATTTACCTCTTCTAAAACAATACATAAGCCCCGAAAGTGAGGTGGCAAAAATATGA
- a CDS encoding Mrp/NBP35 family ATP-binding protein has protein sequence MLTKEQVLNALRKVYDPEIGRSIVDLDMVRNIQIEGDKVTIDINLTVKGCPLQDTIKKDAIEEVSKLEGVSEVIVNLGSMTEEERQNLARKLSGDRKPIFENTRVIVVGSGKGGVGKSTVAVNLAVALARLGFKVGLLDADVLGFSVPRLLGIVDERPYALDEHTILPLERFGIKVISMGNFTDEDTPLIWRGPLLSGVLDQFFNDVYWGELDYLVLDLPPGTGDIPLTVMQKLPESKFVLVTTPQASASHVAGRIGYMAKKVNLEVIGIVENMSYFECPNCHQRYNIFGEGETEKLAQDLGTEILVKIPITVKVRELSDVGIPPAFDDGPEGLPYIELAEKVVEKVRPIK, from the coding sequence TTGCTTACAAAAGAACAAGTATTAAACGCTTTAAGAAAGGTCTATGACCCAGAAATAGGAAGAAGTATAGTTGACCTTGATATGGTGAGAAATATTCAAATAGAAGGGGATAAAGTTACAATTGACATAAACCTTACTGTGAAAGGTTGCCCTCTTCAAGATACTATTAAAAAAGATGCTATCGAAGAAGTATCCAAACTTGAAGGAGTTTCAGAAGTAATAGTAAATTTAGGTAGCATGACAGAAGAAGAACGACAAAATTTAGCAAGAAAGCTTAGCGGTGACAGGAAACCTATATTTGAAAATACGAGAGTAATAGTAGTAGGTAGTGGAAAAGGTGGAGTAGGCAAGTCCACTGTTGCAGTTAATTTAGCTGTAGCCCTTGCTAGATTAGGTTTTAAAGTAGGGCTTTTGGATGCTGATGTGTTGGGATTTAGTGTTCCAAGGCTTTTGGGAATTGTGGATGAAAGACCTTACGCATTGGATGAGCACACTATTTTGCCATTAGAAAGATTCGGGATAAAAGTGATTTCAATGGGTAATTTTACTGACGAAGATACACCTTTAATATGGAGAGGTCCACTTTTGTCAGGAGTTCTTGATCAGTTTTTCAATGATGTATATTGGGGAGAATTAGATTATTTAGTATTGGATTTACCCCCAGGGACAGGAGATATACCTCTTACAGTGATGCAAAAATTGCCTGAGTCAAAATTTGTGCTTGTGACAACTCCACAAGCTTCAGCTTCTCACGTAGCAGGAAGAATTGGTTATATGGCTAAGAAAGTTAATTTAGAAGTTATAGGCATTGTGGAAAACATGTCATATTTTGAATGTCCTAACTGCCACCAAAGATATAATATTTTTGGTGAAGGGGAAACAGAAAAATTAGCGCAAGATTTAGGAACGGAAATACTTGTAAAGATTCCCATAACGGTTAAAGTCAGAGAATTAAGCGATGTAGGTATACCACCTGCTTTTGATGATGGACCTGAGGGACTTCCTTATATTGAGCTGGCGGAAAAAGTTGTGGAGAAAGTAAGGCCTATCAAATAA
- a CDS encoding AAA family ATPase → MVKEILLGVVIAFGIFAAFLGINVTPLLFLAGAFLLFNYVMENKGLIAGSKNIIKPESEISFEDIGGQNTAISELKEALDFVINREKISKMGIRPIKGILLTGPPGTGKTLLAKAAAKYTNSSFIATSGSEFIEMYAGVGAQRVRNLFETAKNLARKEGKNSAIIFIDEIDILGAKRGTNESHHEYDQTLNQLLVEMDGIKSDGEINILLIAATNRPDLLDPALLRPGRFDRQVVVDLPDKSGRLQILKIHTKNKPLGKDVNLEKIAEDTFGFSGAHLESLCNEAAILAMRDNSEAILQKHFKEAVDKVILGEKSDRKPTEEEIFRVSVHESGHAIISETVNPGSVATVTIVPRGRALGFVRQTDKEDMLIYTKEQLEKDIMVALGGTVAELLVLGNRSTGSANDFEQAVDIAKKMVYTGLSDLGIVSKEDVPKEKVNEEVNKIIQVQEGKVKEILEGKLEVLKAIADILRKEETISGEKLRKLIGEKEVAIA, encoded by the coding sequence ATGGTTAAAGAAATTTTATTAGGAGTAGTTATTGCTTTTGGAATATTTGCAGCTTTTCTAGGTATAAATGTTACTCCTTTACTCTTTCTGGCAGGTGCTTTTTTGCTTTTTAACTATGTTATGGAAAATAAAGGGTTAATAGCAGGGAGCAAAAATATTATAAAGCCCGAATCGGAAATATCCTTTGAAGATATTGGAGGACAAAATACTGCTATTTCTGAGTTAAAAGAAGCTTTGGATTTCGTAATAAATAGGGAGAAAATATCTAAGATGGGTATACGGCCTATCAAGGGCATATTACTGACAGGACCTCCTGGAACTGGTAAAACTTTATTAGCTAAAGCAGCTGCAAAATATACAAATTCGAGTTTTATAGCTACTTCAGGTAGTGAATTTATAGAAATGTATGCGGGAGTAGGTGCTCAAAGAGTTAGAAATCTTTTTGAGACGGCAAAAAATCTTGCTAGAAAAGAAGGCAAAAACAGTGCAATAATATTTATTGATGAAATTGACATATTAGGTGCTAAAAGAGGAACTAATGAAAGCCATCATGAATACGACCAAACCCTTAATCAATTGTTAGTGGAAATGGATGGGATTAAAAGTGATGGAGAAATAAATATTTTACTAATTGCTGCAACAAACAGGCCAGATTTATTAGATCCTGCTCTTTTGCGACCTGGCAGATTTGACAGGCAAGTAGTTGTGGATTTACCAGATAAAAGTGGAAGGCTGCAGATTTTAAAAATTCATACAAAGAATAAGCCTTTGGGGAAAGATGTCAATCTCGAAAAAATAGCTGAAGATACTTTTGGTTTTTCTGGAGCTCATTTAGAGAGCCTTTGCAATGAGGCAGCGATTCTTGCTATGCGAGATAATTCAGAAGCTATTTTACAAAAGCATTTTAAAGAGGCTGTAGATAAAGTTATATTGGGAGAAAAAAGTGATAGAAAACCTACAGAAGAAGAGATATTTAGGGTTTCTGTTCATGAATCGGGACATGCGATAATAAGTGAAACAGTAAATCCAGGTTCTGTTGCGACTGTTACAATTGTACCGAGAGGTAGAGCACTTGGATTTGTGAGGCAGACAGACAAAGAAGACATGCTCATTTATACAAAAGAACAGTTGGAAAAAGATATAATGGTGGCTTTAGGTGGTACAGTAGCTGAGCTTTTGGTTTTGGGCAATAGAAGTACTGGTTCTGCTAATGACTTTGAACAGGCAGTTGATATTGCAAAGAAGATGGTATACACTGGATTGTCCGATTTAGGGATAGTAAGTAAAGAAGATGTTCCTAAGGAAAAGGTCAATGAGGAAGTAAATAAAATTATTCAGGTCCAAGAAGGAAAAGTAAAAGAAATTTTAGAGGGAAAACTGGAAGTATTAAAAGCGATTGCAGATATTTTAAGGAAAGAAGAAACTATATCAGGAGAGAAACTAAGAAAACTGATAGGTGAGAAGGAAGTTGCTATAGCTTGA